A stretch of the Schistocerca serialis cubense isolate TAMUIC-IGC-003099 chromosome 2, iqSchSeri2.2, whole genome shotgun sequence genome encodes the following:
- the LOC126456260 gene encoding serine/threonine-protein phosphatase 6 regulatory ankyrin repeat subunit A-like, giving the protein MTQKDPMVEDVLQWTPLRFAEETNAWYWVDLLLQAGVPQQDLSITKTKLRNEESAAQIMRAACESGYISLLNFALSVDPSLVEAMLDSYGSTALHVAASNRRNAAVRILLGAGADVQATDLRGRTALHAAAENDAVASIHVLLEHGANVCAKDCDGKTATHLAQECGHAAANSTLQLSGCMQWSIYKVIFAAEAGNVEAVRQMLPTVKTVVKPGEWPHLHWATLNGSATVVRTLLAAGLDPNGSDRHGNTALHVAAARGRPATTAALVDAGADLDAADSSGSTALHYAVRTDNVPVARLLLAAGAAPDPRDDQGQTPLHRAVARGSAAAVAALLRAGASPDVADGAGRTPADLARQLGYKDVLGCLRLAPH; this is encoded by the coding sequence ATGACCCAGAAGGACCCGATGGTGGAAGACGTACTGCAGTGGACGCCACTGCGGTTTGCTGAGGAGACGAACGCCTGGTATTGGGTGGATTTGTTGCTGCAGGCTGGTGTACCACAACAGGATCTGTCGATTACAAAGACGAAACTCCGCAACGAAGAAAGTGCCGCCCAAATAATGAGGGCAGCTTGCGAGTCAGGGTACATATCCCTGCTGAACTTCGCACTGTCTGTGGACCCGTCGCTGGTGGAGGCGATGCTGGACTCGTACGGCTCGACGGCGCTGCACGTGGCGGCTTCGAATCGGCGCAACGCGGCCGTCAGGATCCTGCTGGGGGCTGGGGCCGACGTGCAGGCCACCGACCTGCGGGGGCGGACAGCGCTGCACGCTGCTGCCGAGAACGACGCCGTCGCGTCCATCCACGTGCTGCTCGAGCACGGCGCCAACGTCTGCGCCAAGGACTGCGACGGAAAGACGGCCACTCACCTGGCCCAGGAGTGTGGCCATGCGGCCGCCAACAGTACCCTCCAACTGAGTGGCTGCATGCAGTGGTCCATATACAAGGTTATCTTCGCGGCCGAGGCGGGCAATGTGGAAGCCGTCCGCCAGATGCTGCCGACCGTGAAGACGGTGGTGAAGCCGGGCGAGTGGCCGCACCTGCACTGGGCGACGCTCAACGGCAGCGCgacggtggtgcgcacgctgctgGCCGCGGGTCTCGACCCCAACGGCAGCGACCGGCACGGCAACACCGCGCTGCACGTGGCGGCGGCGCGCGGCCGGCCCGCCACCACGGCGGCGCTCGTCGACGCCGGCGCCGACCTGGACGCGGCCGACTCGAGCGGCTCGACGGCGCTGCACTACGCGGTGCGCACCGACAACGTGCcggtggcgcggctgctgctggCGGCGGGAGCAGCGCCGGACCCGCGCGACGACCAGGGCCAGACGCCGCTGCACCGCGCCGTCGCCAGGGGCTCCGCCGCCGCCGTCGCGGCGCTGCTGCGCGCCGGCGCCAGCCCCGACGTCGCCGACGGCGCCGGCCGGACGCCCGCCGACCTCGCGCGCCAGCTCGGCTACAAGGACGTCCTCGGGTGCCTGCGGCTCGCGCCGCACTGA